The proteins below are encoded in one region of Tomitella fengzijianii:
- a CDS encoding amidase gives MEELFDKRDMTGLAQAISDGEVSAREVVEFALDRIGKRNPTVNALVATRADEVLSEVDAGLPEGPLHGVPFAIKDLGADVAGLPTTNGSRLFADATADADSPIVSAYRRAGLAVVGKTNTPEWGQNASTEPALFGPARNPHDLSRSPGGSSGGASAAVAAGILPAAHASDGGGSIRIPSAMTGLVGLKPSRGRTCAGNPLGAPLSVQHAVTRSVRDSALLLDVVSAPRIGDPVTIVQPARTYAAEVGADPGTLRVATMTHFPDGGPVHEDCAAAVEDIAAVLSGLGHRVAPGAPTFPLDDMVAPMSMGMAVSMTASVDARLAALGRDLRDDDLEAVGRMIYERTKTLSAADFGIALDKLASVAGTVGAFFADHDLLMLPTLGALTPPLGLLDAGSVEAIWTHGAVYGGLTSPFNITGQPAISLPLGTDRDGMPVGVQLVAAFGREDLLIRVAAQLERERPWPITPVWPARG, from the coding sequence ATGGAAGAACTGTTCGACAAGCGCGACATGACGGGTCTGGCGCAGGCGATCAGCGACGGAGAGGTGTCCGCGCGCGAGGTCGTCGAGTTCGCGCTCGACCGCATCGGGAAACGCAACCCCACGGTGAACGCCCTCGTCGCCACGCGCGCCGACGAGGTGCTCTCCGAGGTGGACGCCGGACTCCCGGAGGGCCCGCTGCACGGGGTCCCGTTCGCCATCAAGGATCTCGGCGCAGACGTCGCCGGGCTGCCCACCACCAACGGCAGCCGGCTGTTCGCGGACGCGACGGCCGACGCCGATTCCCCGATCGTGTCGGCGTACCGGCGCGCCGGGCTGGCCGTCGTCGGCAAGACGAACACGCCCGAATGGGGACAGAACGCCTCCACCGAGCCCGCGCTGTTCGGGCCGGCACGCAACCCGCACGACCTGAGCCGTTCCCCGGGCGGATCGTCGGGCGGCGCTTCGGCGGCCGTGGCCGCCGGCATCCTTCCCGCTGCCCACGCCAGCGACGGCGGGGGCTCGATCCGCATACCGTCGGCCATGACCGGACTCGTGGGCCTCAAACCGTCACGCGGACGCACGTGCGCGGGCAACCCGCTGGGTGCGCCGCTGTCCGTGCAGCACGCCGTCACCAGGAGCGTGCGCGACTCGGCGCTGCTGCTGGACGTCGTCTCCGCGCCGCGCATCGGCGACCCGGTCACGATCGTGCAGCCGGCCCGCACCTACGCCGCGGAGGTGGGCGCCGACCCCGGCACCCTCCGGGTGGCGACGATGACGCACTTCCCCGACGGTGGCCCCGTGCACGAGGACTGCGCCGCGGCGGTCGAGGACATCGCGGCGGTGCTGTCCGGGCTGGGTCACCGCGTGGCACCCGGGGCGCCGACGTTCCCGCTCGACGACATGGTGGCGCCCATGTCGATGGGGATGGCGGTGTCGATGACCGCGTCGGTCGACGCCCGGCTGGCCGCTCTGGGCCGCGACCTGCGCGACGACGACCTCGAAGCGGTCGGCCGGATGATCTACGAGCGCACCAAGACGCTGAGCGCCGCGGACTTCGGGATCGCACTGGACAAGCTGGCGTCCGTGGCCGGGACGGTCGGCGCGTTCTTTGCCGACCACGACCTGCTGATGCTGCCGACGCTCGGCGCGCTGACGCCGCCGCTGGGTCTGCTGGACGCGGGCTCGGTGGAGGCCATCTGGACGCACGGCGCCGTCTACGGCGGACTCACCAGCCCGTTCAACATCACCGGCCAGCCCGCGATCTCGTTGCCGCTGGGCACGGACCGCGACGGCATGCCCGTCGGCGTGCAACTGGTGGCCGCCTTCGGCCGCGAGGACCTGCTGATCCGGGTCGCCGCCCAGCTCGAAAGGGAGCGCCCCTGGCCGATCACGCCGGTGTGGCCGGCCCGGGGCTGA
- a CDS encoding flavin-containing monooxygenase: protein MEGGRTLATGVVPEPGAGEGGAGEGGAARSADGYGFAIIGAGLGGLAVAMELARSGRTDFVLLERAADVGGVWRDNTYPGAACDVPSPYYSFSYEPEPDWPRRYSEQPDILAYIRRLVDDYGLRRRIRFGAAVTAARFDEGAARWDITLGDGEVLRARFLVPAVGQLSTPMLPPIPGIASFSGPAFHSARWRHDVDLAGKRVAVVGTGASAVQFIPHVQRAAAHLTVFQRSAPYLLPRLDRAYGARHRRLFRAVPATLAAERLFWWCFAELWTLQMKGNRAVSAAFRAWSALHRRRGVRDRRLRDVLTPDYRMGCKRVLFSSDYYPAVSQPDVTVEADDVVGVTPSGITTASGAQHSADVIIFGTGFRAQEFCTAVDIRGTGGAALAERWADGARAYLGIAVPGFPNLLLMYGPNTNLGSGSILFMLERQAVYIRRLAELADAAGADAVDVRPDVEARFDADVQRQLAHSAWTGCDSWYVAESGRIVSNWPDTVSAYRRITSRVSLGDYTLIRAGQPRNASGRSRLDSRII, encoded by the coding sequence ATGGAGGGCGGTCGGACATTGGCGACGGGCGTTGTTCCGGAACCCGGTGCGGGCGAGGGCGGTGCGGGCGAGGGTGGTGCAGCCCGGAGCGCCGACGGGTACGGGTTCGCGATCATCGGCGCGGGCCTGGGCGGGCTGGCGGTGGCCATGGAGCTCGCACGGTCCGGGCGCACGGACTTCGTGCTGCTCGAGCGCGCGGCGGACGTGGGCGGGGTGTGGCGCGACAACACCTATCCGGGTGCGGCATGCGACGTGCCGTCGCCCTACTACTCATTCTCCTACGAACCCGAGCCGGACTGGCCGCGCAGGTATTCGGAGCAGCCGGACATCCTCGCCTACATCCGGCGGCTCGTCGACGACTACGGCCTGCGGCGCCGCATCCGCTTCGGGGCCGCGGTGACGGCGGCGCGGTTCGACGAGGGGGCGGCCCGATGGGACATCACGCTCGGCGACGGAGAGGTCCTCCGGGCACGGTTCCTGGTTCCCGCGGTCGGCCAGCTGTCCACTCCCATGCTGCCGCCGATCCCCGGCATCGCATCGTTCTCCGGCCCGGCGTTCCACTCGGCCCGGTGGCGGCACGACGTCGACCTCGCCGGCAAGCGGGTGGCGGTGGTCGGGACCGGCGCCAGCGCCGTCCAGTTCATCCCGCACGTGCAGCGCGCGGCGGCCCACCTGACGGTGTTCCAGCGTTCCGCCCCCTATCTGTTGCCGCGACTGGACCGTGCATACGGTGCGCGGCACCGCAGGCTGTTCCGCGCCGTGCCGGCGACGCTGGCGGCGGAACGGCTGTTCTGGTGGTGTTTCGCGGAGCTGTGGACGCTGCAGATGAAGGGCAATCGCGCCGTGTCCGCCGCGTTCCGCGCGTGGTCGGCCCTGCACCGGCGTCGGGGCGTGCGGGACCGGCGGCTGCGGGACGTGCTCACCCCGGACTACCGGATGGGGTGCAAGCGGGTGCTGTTCTCCAGCGACTACTACCCGGCGGTGTCGCAGCCCGATGTCACGGTCGAGGCCGACGACGTCGTCGGGGTGACGCCGAGCGGCATCACCACCGCCTCAGGCGCGCAGCACAGTGCGGACGTGATCATCTTCGGCACCGGCTTCCGCGCGCAGGAGTTCTGCACCGCCGTCGACATCCGCGGGACGGGCGGCGCCGCACTGGCCGAGCGTTGGGCCGACGGTGCGCGGGCGTACCTGGGGATCGCGGTGCCCGGCTTCCCCAACCTGCTGTTGATGTACGGGCCCAACACGAACCTCGGTTCGGGTTCGATCCTGTTCATGCTCGAGCGTCAGGCCGTCTACATCCGCCGCCTGGCGGAGCTCGCCGACGCGGCGGGCGCCGACGCCGTCGACGTGCGGCCCGACGTGGAGGCCCGGTTCGACGCCGACGTGCAGCGGCAGCTGGCGCACAGCGCGTGGACCGGTTGCGACAGCTGGTACGTCGCCGAATCGGGCAGGATCGTCAGCAACTGGCCGGACACGGTCTCCGCCTACCGGCGCATCACGTCGCGGGTGTCCCTGGGCGACTACACGCTGATCCGGGCCGGTCAGCCGCGCAACGCCTCCGGCAGGTCACGCTTGGACAGCAGGATCATCTGA
- a CDS encoding DUF3239 domain-containing protein has protein sequence MRQLPFPVDVKFAKSVNENYQELRRLRISSILVALLWIAGGVLAAVFGSGGWYILAAALVIMGVGSIVLAYLLPRKVGSIKQQYERSQLVGAVLAEKRRHGVTLLGLVNVSRTGDVDPVYALVTRTATAITGHPMVVGAKIPCVAVLQDRSNRYRGASWQTASLMPLSWGTKDKSVIGQGQSLIAGYEWDLLQRSIPRTAEVDKSANQMILLSKRDLPEALRG, from the coding sequence GTGCGCCAACTGCCGTTCCCCGTCGATGTCAAGTTCGCCAAGAGTGTCAACGAGAACTACCAGGAGTTGCGCCGGCTGCGCATCTCCTCGATTCTCGTCGCGCTGTTGTGGATCGCCGGCGGCGTGCTCGCGGCCGTGTTCGGCTCGGGCGGCTGGTACATCCTCGCCGCGGCCCTGGTGATCATGGGCGTCGGCTCGATCGTCCTGGCGTACCTGCTGCCCCGCAAGGTCGGCTCCATCAAGCAGCAGTACGAGCGCAGTCAGCTGGTGGGGGCCGTGCTCGCGGAGAAGCGCCGCCACGGCGTCACCCTGCTGGGCCTGGTCAACGTCTCCCGCACCGGCGACGTGGACCCGGTGTACGCACTGGTGACGCGCACCGCGACGGCCATCACGGGACATCCGATGGTCGTCGGCGCCAAGATCCCCTGCGTCGCCGTGCTGCAGGACCGCTCCAACCGGTACCGGGGCGCGTCATGGCAGACCGCGAGTCTCATGCCGTTGTCGTGGGGCACCAAGGACAAGTCGGTGATCGGCCAGGGTCAGTCGTTGATCGCCGGCTACGAGTGGGACCTGCTCCAGCGCAGCATTCCGCGCACGGCGGAGGTGGACAAGTCCGCCAATCAGATGATCCTGCTGTCCAAGCGTGACCTGCCGGAGGCGTTGCGCGGCTGA
- a CDS encoding DNA repair helicase XPB: MSDGPLIVQSDKTLLLEMDHPQAADARAAIAPFAELERAPEHVHTYRVTPLALWNARAAGHDAEQVVDAFVSYSRYPVPQPLLVDVADTMARYGRLQLVKHPAQGLTLISLDRAVLEEVMRHKKIKPMLGDRIDDDTVRVHPSERGRLKQMLLKVGWPAEDLAGYVDGEAHEIALDTTTHPWQLRDYQQLAADSFWDGGSGVVVLPCGAGKTMVGAAAMAKAQATTLILVTNTVAGRQWKRELIDRTTLTEDEIGEYSGEKKEIRPVTIATYQVITRRSKGEYKHLELFDSRDWGLVVYDEVHLLPAPVFRMTADLQSRRRLGLTATLVREDGREGDVFSLIGPKRYDAPWRDIEAQGWIAPADCVEVRVTLTENQRMIYATADSEDRYRLCSTAETKVPVVQAILDRHEGAQTLVIGAYLDQLEELGAALDAPVIQGSTRTAERERLFDSFRNGEIRTLVVSKVANFSIDLPEAAVAVQVSGTFGSRQEEAQRLGRLLRPKRDGGQAHFYSVVARDTLDAEYAAHRQRFLAEQGYAYRIVDADELLGPSIPDVGGDLPDGDA; encoded by the coding sequence GTGAGCGACGGACCGCTGATCGTCCAGTCCGACAAGACGCTGCTGCTGGAGATGGACCACCCGCAGGCCGCGGACGCACGCGCCGCCATCGCCCCGTTCGCGGAGCTCGAGCGCGCGCCCGAGCACGTCCACACCTATCGCGTGACCCCGCTGGCGCTGTGGAACGCGCGCGCCGCGGGCCACGACGCCGAGCAGGTGGTCGACGCCTTCGTCTCCTATTCGCGCTATCCGGTACCGCAGCCGCTGCTGGTCGACGTCGCCGACACGATGGCGCGGTACGGGCGCCTGCAGCTGGTCAAGCACCCCGCGCAAGGGCTCACCCTGATCAGCCTCGACCGTGCGGTGCTCGAAGAGGTGATGCGCCACAAGAAGATCAAGCCGATGCTCGGGGACCGCATCGACGACGACACGGTGCGCGTGCACCCCAGCGAGCGCGGGCGGCTCAAGCAGATGCTGCTCAAGGTGGGCTGGCCCGCGGAGGACCTCGCCGGATACGTCGACGGCGAGGCGCATGAGATCGCCCTGGATACCACCACCCATCCCTGGCAGCTGCGCGACTACCAGCAGCTGGCAGCCGACTCGTTCTGGGACGGCGGTTCCGGCGTGGTGGTGCTGCCCTGCGGCGCGGGCAAGACCATGGTCGGCGCGGCAGCGATGGCCAAGGCGCAGGCCACGACGCTGATCCTGGTCACCAACACCGTCGCCGGGCGACAGTGGAAACGCGAGCTGATCGACCGCACCACCCTCACCGAGGACGAGATCGGCGAGTACTCGGGCGAGAAGAAGGAGATCCGGCCCGTCACGATCGCCACCTACCAGGTGATCACGCGTAGGTCGAAGGGCGAATACAAGCACCTCGAGCTGTTCGACTCGCGCGACTGGGGCCTGGTCGTCTACGACGAGGTGCACCTGCTGCCGGCCCCGGTGTTCCGCATGACGGCCGACCTGCAGTCCCGGCGGCGGCTGGGGCTCACCGCCACCCTGGTGCGCGAGGACGGCCGCGAGGGCGACGTGTTCTCGCTGATCGGCCCCAAGCGGTACGACGCACCGTGGCGCGACATCGAGGCACAGGGCTGGATCGCGCCCGCGGACTGCGTCGAGGTGCGGGTGACGCTGACCGAGAACCAGCGGATGATCTACGCCACCGCCGATTCCGAGGACCGCTACCGGCTGTGCTCCACAGCGGAGACCAAGGTGCCGGTGGTGCAGGCGATCCTCGACCGGCACGAAGGCGCGCAGACTCTCGTCATCGGCGCCTACCTCGACCAGCTGGAGGAACTCGGCGCCGCGCTGGACGCGCCCGTCATCCAAGGCTCCACCCGCACCGCCGAGCGCGAGCGCCTCTTCGACAGCTTCCGCAACGGCGAGATCCGCACGCTGGTCGTGAGCAAGGTCGCCAACTTCTCGATCGACCTGCCCGAGGCTGCGGTGGCGGTGCAGGTCTCCGGCACCTTCGGCTCCCGGCAGGAGGAGGCGCAGCGGCTCGGCCGGCTGTTGCGGCCCAAGCGCGACGGCGGGCAGGCGCACTTCTACTCGGTGGTGGCGCGCGACACCCTCGACGCCGAATACGCGGCGCATCGGCAGCGTTTCCTGGCCGAACAGGGGTACGCCTACCGGATCGTCGACGCGGACGAACTGCTGGGGCCGTCGATCCCCGACGTCGGCGGCGACCTGCCCGACGGCGACGCGTGA
- a CDS encoding helicase-associated domain-containing protein, with amino-acid sequence MATESAADPEADHAADGGGIGLAEWLRRCTDDDLALLVRLRPDLAVAPPASTSVLADRAAQRMSVHRAAENHDTLAMAVLGVLAHADADTAPVHVDAVHDALDEAAGPGAVDRALGALRAAALVWGHDGLEMAPAAREVLPSPPAAFAKAGIVDHGTAHRGDGGDSAGGGTAAAPDGMTARLESLPDDERSMVDALLAGGGLGRTRAAAHDAPQTSPVQRLIRAGLLEKVDEHTVRLPDAVRSAAGSLAAAQVRLTPPPMSPTVHDPATVDATAAGEAAELLRHAGAVLDSLGAHPVPVLRSGGVGVREIRRLAKELSLAERRIGFLLEVLARADLIRSGLPDPVPEHDAADSYWAPSTEIDAWLSLEPAARWAVLARTWLRMPRRIWEIGTRDAADKVVPALAAELTAPGVVADREAVLGRLAAEPAGTGIGAADLLASLRWLRPRRHARMPLGYVEYLLAEAQDMGVVAQGALSAPGRGLTEEAGTDERADPAAAAMQAAMPEPVDHVLLQADLTMIAPGPLVPELAAAISRVAEVESAGAATVYRLTEDSLRAGLDSGMSGSELHELFAGASRTPVPQALTYLIDDVARRYGRLRIGFANAFLRCEDEVLLSEVLTRLPDLGLRRLAPTVAVCGLELADLMEVLRRAGIPAVGEDAKGGVLDLRPRGARVATPRRTRQNVHRPRPAALGDADLAAIVAGMRAGDKAEENSGSRTVRADGTRAGGAATVSLLQTATRTGRTVTVGYVDAQGTAIHRLVEPLAFNGGVLEALDTVTGARHAFSLHRITSVSLAD; translated from the coding sequence ATGGCCACAGAAAGTGCAGCAGACCCCGAAGCCGACCACGCCGCGGACGGCGGCGGGATCGGGCTCGCCGAGTGGTTGCGGCGGTGCACGGACGACGACCTCGCCCTGCTGGTGCGGCTCCGCCCCGACCTCGCCGTCGCGCCCCCGGCCTCGACCTCCGTGCTGGCGGACCGCGCCGCGCAGCGCATGTCCGTGCACAGGGCGGCCGAGAACCACGACACGCTCGCGATGGCCGTCCTGGGGGTGCTCGCCCACGCCGATGCCGACACCGCCCCCGTGCACGTCGACGCCGTGCACGACGCACTCGACGAGGCCGCCGGACCCGGCGCCGTGGATCGTGCGCTGGGCGCGCTCCGCGCCGCCGCACTGGTGTGGGGGCATGACGGCCTGGAGATGGCCCCGGCTGCACGGGAGGTCCTGCCCTCCCCGCCCGCCGCGTTCGCCAAGGCCGGCATCGTGGACCACGGCACCGCGCACCGGGGCGACGGGGGTGACAGCGCAGGAGGCGGCACCGCAGCGGCTCCCGACGGGATGACCGCCCGGCTGGAATCGCTGCCTGACGACGAACGGTCCATGGTGGATGCGCTGCTCGCCGGAGGCGGACTCGGCAGGACCCGTGCCGCCGCGCACGACGCCCCGCAGACGAGCCCCGTGCAGCGCCTCATCCGCGCCGGCCTGCTCGAGAAGGTCGACGAGCACACCGTCCGGCTGCCCGATGCCGTCCGCTCCGCGGCCGGATCCCTGGCCGCCGCGCAGGTGCGGCTCACCCCTCCCCCGATGTCGCCGACGGTGCACGATCCCGCCACCGTCGATGCCACCGCGGCCGGCGAGGCCGCGGAGCTGCTCAGGCACGCGGGCGCCGTCCTCGACTCGCTGGGCGCTCACCCCGTGCCCGTGCTGCGCAGCGGCGGGGTGGGGGTGCGGGAGATCCGTCGGCTGGCCAAGGAGCTCTCGCTTGCTGAACGGCGCATCGGATTCCTGCTGGAGGTCCTCGCGCGCGCAGACCTCATCCGCTCCGGCCTGCCCGACCCCGTCCCGGAGCACGACGCCGCGGACTCCTACTGGGCGCCGTCCACGGAGATCGACGCGTGGCTGAGCCTGGAACCGGCCGCCCGGTGGGCGGTGCTGGCCCGGACCTGGCTGCGGATGCCACGGCGCATCTGGGAGATCGGCACGCGCGATGCCGCGGACAAGGTGGTGCCCGCGCTGGCCGCAGAGCTCACCGCCCCCGGCGTCGTCGCCGACCGCGAGGCGGTGCTGGGGCGGCTGGCCGCCGAGCCGGCCGGTACCGGGATCGGCGCGGCCGACCTGCTCGCCTCACTGCGGTGGCTGCGGCCCCGCCGCCACGCACGCATGCCGCTGGGTTACGTCGAGTACCTCCTTGCAGAGGCGCAGGACATGGGCGTCGTCGCGCAGGGGGCGCTCTCCGCCCCCGGTCGCGGGCTTACGGAGGAGGCCGGGACCGACGAGCGGGCCGATCCCGCGGCGGCGGCGATGCAGGCGGCCATGCCCGAACCGGTGGACCACGTGCTGCTGCAGGCCGACCTCACGATGATCGCGCCCGGCCCACTCGTGCCGGAACTCGCGGCCGCGATCTCGCGGGTGGCGGAGGTCGAGTCCGCCGGAGCGGCCACGGTGTACCGGCTCACCGAGGATTCCCTGCGCGCCGGCTTGGACTCCGGGATGAGCGGGTCCGAGCTGCACGAGCTGTTCGCCGGCGCATCGCGCACCCCCGTCCCGCAGGCCCTGACCTACCTGATCGACGACGTGGCGCGCAGGTACGGCCGGCTGCGTATCGGCTTCGCCAACGCGTTCCTCCGATGCGAGGACGAAGTCCTGCTGTCCGAGGTCCTCACCCGGCTGCCGGACCTGGGACTTCGCCGGCTGGCCCCCACCGTCGCCGTGTGCGGTCTGGAGCTGGCCGACCTCATGGAGGTGCTGCGCCGTGCGGGCATTCCCGCGGTCGGCGAGGACGCGAAAGGCGGCGTCCTGGACCTGCGCCCGCGCGGCGCCCGGGTGGCGACCCCGCGCCGGACACGGCAGAACGTGCACCGGCCCCGCCCCGCCGCCCTCGGCGACGCCGATCTCGCCGCGATCGTCGCCGGAATGCGGGCGGGCGACAAGGCGGAGGAGAACTCCGGCTCCCGCACCGTCCGCGCCGACGGCACGCGCGCCGGCGGCGCCGCCACCGTCTCCCTGCTGCAGACCGCGACGCGCACGGGACGGACGGTGACGGTGGGTTACGTGGACGCCCAGGGCACGGCCATCCACCGCCTGGTCGAGCCCCTCGCGTTCAACGGCGGCGTCCTGGAGGCGCTCGACACCGTCACCGGCGCCCGCCACGCTTTTTCACTGCACCGGATCACGTCGGTATCGTTGGCGGACTGA
- the moaC gene encoding cyclic pyranopterin monophosphate synthase MoaC → MTADDGAPAALTHVDEAGHARMVDVGGKPSSARRAVAAGTFRTTGQVIRLLVDGALPKGDALATARIAGIMAAKKTPELVPLCHPIALSGVTVEFEVGEESVGVTATVRTTDRTGVEMEALTAVAVAGLTLHDMVKAVDPAAAMDDVRVLAKDGGKTGEWRRP, encoded by the coding sequence ATGACCGCCGACGACGGGGCGCCCGCAGCGTTGACGCATGTCGACGAGGCGGGCCACGCCAGGATGGTCGACGTCGGCGGGAAGCCGTCGAGTGCCCGCCGCGCAGTCGCGGCGGGCACTTTCCGCACCACCGGGCAGGTGATCCGCCTGCTCGTGGACGGTGCGCTGCCGAAGGGCGACGCGCTCGCGACCGCCCGCATAGCCGGGATCATGGCGGCGAAGAAGACGCCGGAGCTGGTGCCGCTGTGCCATCCCATCGCCCTCTCGGGGGTCACGGTGGAGTTCGAGGTGGGGGAGGAGTCCGTCGGCGTGACGGCGACCGTCCGCACCACGGACCGCACCGGCGTCGAGATGGAGGCGCTCACCGCCGTGGCCGTGGCGGGCCTCACGCTGCACGACATGGTCAAGGCGGTCGACCCCGCCGCGGCGATGGACGACGTGCGCGTGCTCGCGAAGGACGGCGGCAAGACCGGCGAATGGCGTCGGCCGTGA
- a CDS encoding MogA/MoaB family molybdenum cofactor biosynthesis protein — protein MASAVTAQDGRGRTDVAARTAVVIVASTRAAGGVYPDRAGPVAVDWLRARGYSAADARVVPDGDAVGAALRDALRARPDVILTSGGTGISPTDRTPEQTAPLLERTVPGLADAIRDAGAPQVPTAVLSRGVAGVAGRTLVVNLPGSSGGVRDGLGVLDGVLDHAVEQLRGGDH, from the coding sequence ATGGCGTCGGCCGTGACAGCGCAGGACGGTCGCGGGAGGACAGACGTGGCCGCGCGGACCGCGGTCGTCATCGTGGCGTCGACGCGCGCGGCCGGCGGCGTCTACCCGGATCGTGCGGGGCCGGTGGCGGTGGACTGGCTGCGTGCGCGCGGATACTCCGCCGCGGACGCGCGCGTGGTGCCCGACGGCGACGCGGTGGGCGCGGCCCTGAGAGACGCGTTGCGGGCCCGCCCCGACGTCATCCTCACGTCCGGGGGCACGGGAATCTCCCCCACGGATCGGACACCGGAGCAGACGGCGCCCCTGCTGGAAAGGACCGTGCCGGGCCTGGCGGACGCGATCCGCGACGCCGGCGCGCCGCAGGTGCCGACCGCCGTGCTGTCGCGCGGCGTGGCGGGAGTGGCCGGACGCACCCTGGTGGTGAACCTGCCCGGTTCGTCCGGGGGCGTGCGCGACGGCCTCGGCGTGCTCGACGGGGTGCTCGACCACGCCGTCGAGCAATTGCGGGGAGGGGACCACTGA
- a CDS encoding molybdenum cofactor biosynthesis protein MoaE, giving the protein MTAEVRRAEVSAARITLRGHEDHVAHHSAGAVVGFCGVVRDHDGGRGVLRLHYTAHPSAQDVLARVAQEISEAHPGVRAIAVSHRVGDLEIGDEALVAAVAADHRHEAFAACSALVEAVKEQLPVWKHQFFSDGTDEWVGCA; this is encoded by the coding sequence GTGACGGCGGAGGTGCGCCGCGCGGAGGTCTCCGCCGCGCGGATCACGCTCCGCGGCCACGAGGACCACGTCGCGCACCACTCCGCCGGCGCGGTCGTGGGGTTCTGCGGCGTCGTCCGCGACCACGACGGGGGGCGCGGCGTGCTCCGGCTCCACTACACCGCGCATCCCAGCGCACAGGACGTGCTGGCGCGCGTGGCGCAGGAGATCTCCGAGGCGCATCCGGGAGTCCGGGCCATCGCAGTGAGCCACCGCGTAGGCGACCTCGAGATCGGCGACGAGGCCCTCGTGGCCGCAGTCGCCGCGGACCACCGGCACGAGGCGTTCGCGGCCTGCTCCGCGCTCGTGGAGGCGGTCAAGGAGCAGCTTCCGGTGTGGAAGCACCAGTTCTTCTCCGACGGCACCGACGAATGGGTGGGCTGCGCGTAG
- a CDS encoding transglycosylase family protein has protein sequence MAGRHRKPSTAGRTMTKIAVSGAVAGSASLALAGTANAATDAQWNAVAQCESGGNWSINTGNGYQGGLQFSPSTWAAYGGTQYAPSANQATQSQQIAVAEEVLAGQGKGAWPVCGKGLGGYTPRTPAAPAPEPAPAPAVTQAAPAAPVEEAPADVVSQIVDQVLDYAADNNVPVNDDFRANIQDAAANAVHYASAQGVDVDRDVVAHYLTLANLNLG, from the coding sequence ATGGCCGGACGTCACCGCAAGCCCAGCACTGCCGGGCGCACCATGACCAAGATCGCCGTTTCCGGAGCTGTCGCAGGCAGCGCATCGCTGGCACTCGCCGGCACCGCGAACGCCGCCACCGACGCCCAGTGGAACGCCGTCGCACAGTGCGAGTCGGGCGGCAACTGGTCGATCAACACCGGCAACGGCTACCAGGGCGGGCTCCAGTTCTCGCCCAGCACCTGGGCCGCCTACGGCGGAACGCAATACGCGCCCAGCGCCAACCAGGCCACCCAGAGCCAGCAGATCGCCGTGGCCGAAGAGGTCCTCGCGGGCCAGGGCAAGGGCGCATGGCCGGTGTGCGGCAAGGGACTCGGCGGCTACACCCCGCGCACCCCCGCCGCGCCCGCCCCCGAGCCGGCCCCGGCTCCCGCCGTGACGCAGGCCGCGCCCGCGGCCCCCGTCGAGGAGGCGCCTGCCGATGTCGTCAGCCAGATCGTGGACCAGGTCCTCGATTACGCCGCGGACAACAACGTCCCGGTGAACGACGACTTCCGCGCGAACATCCAGGATGCCGCCGCGAACGCCGTGCACTACGCATCGGCTCAGGGCGTGGACGTCGACCGCGACGTGGTCGCCCACTACCTGACGCTGGCGAACCTCAACCTGGGCTGA
- a CDS encoding MoaD/ThiS family protein produces the protein MSAPTISIRYFAGAASAAGRDEELITSPSPSPSLDGVLEHLAAVRPAVSEVLNRCSFLWGGVAVRDRHAPLHLPPEGGTLDILPPFAGG, from the coding sequence GTGAGCGCCCCGACCATCTCCATCCGATACTTCGCGGGGGCGGCCTCTGCCGCGGGCCGCGATGAGGAGCTCATCACCAGCCCCTCCCCCTCCCCGAGCCTCGACGGCGTGCTGGAGCACCTCGCCGCCGTGCGCCCCGCGGTCTCGGAGGTCCTGAACCGCTGCTCGTTCCTGTGGGGCGGCGTCGCCGTGCGCGACCGGCACGCCCCGCTGCACCTCCCGCCGGAGGGCGGGACGCTGGACATCCTCCCGCCTTTCGCGGGCGGCTGA